The following nucleotide sequence is from Desulfobacterales bacterium.
GGGATAACGGGTCTCTTTACGGAACTGGATGTGCCGCAAATGGGACTCAACCGTCCAGATGCGGTGCATGATTTCCCAGCAGCGCATCAATTCGTGCAGGTCGCCGGCAGCCAGCTTTTCACAATCTTCACGCATCACCTGGAGCATATCCAAGATAATCTCAAGGTTTTTCGAGGTGGTCATGTAGTAGGTGGCGGTTCCGCCGCCGTACTCGTTGGTGGCCTTCATCAGGCGCGCCGTCATGCCGGCAGGCTTGAGATAGTTGGGGTTGATGTCCATGGCCGTGGTGTATTGATAATTTTCCAGGAACACCCGCACCGGCTTGTAAACCATATCCACCAGCTCTTGTTTGCCCTGGCTCAGGCTGGGCGTAAAATCCTTATGGTCGCGGACGTATTTGACCATCGCCTTTGCCGCCATACGACCTTCGGCATGGGAACCGGAAGAAAACTTGTGTCCGGAGCAACCCACGCCGTCGCCGGCCGTGAACAGGCCCTTAACCGTGGTCATGCGATTGTAGACCTTGCCGGCATCGCCCCATTTGTAGGAATCCGGCACCCAGTCATAATCCGGTCCGGAAACCCAGAAGCCGCAGCAGCCCGAATGCGAACCCAACAGATAGGGTTCCGTCGGCATGACTTCCGAATTCTTCTTTTCCGGTTCGGTATCGGTAGCGCACCACAGGTTGGCCTGGCCGCAGGTCATGTCCAAAAAGTCTTCCCAGGCTTCAGACTCCAGATGCTTGAGTTCTTTTTTGTCCATGGTCTTGCCGAGTTCGGCCAATGCCGAGACCGTATCCATCATAATGGGACCGCGGCCTTCTTTCATCTCAAACAGCATGAGGTGGTTACGCAGACAGGTCGGTGTAATGGCTGCCGTTCCATAGGGTGCATACTTTTCAAGTTCTTTCTTGGCAGCTGCGCTGGCCACATAGTTTTCACCCAGGCCATTGAGCGCTTTGGCCTTGAAGAGCAGGAACCATGCACCCACCGGGCCGTAGCCGTCCTTAAAGCGGGCCGGGGTGAAGCGGTTTTCCATCATGGAAAGTTCCGCGCCGACTTTCATGCCGAGGTAGTAGGTGGAGCCTGCGTTCCATACCGGATACCAGGCGCGGCCTTTGCCTTCGGCGATGCTGCGGGGCTGATAGATATTCACTGCGCCGCCGCAGGCAATCATCATGGTCTTGGCTTTGATGATGTAAATTTTGTTTTCACGAACCGAGAAGCCGACAGCGCCGGCAATCTGGTTTTCGACTTTGGAATCCAGGAGAAGTTCAACAATAAACACCCGTTCCAGAATGTTTTCATCTCCCAAGGCCAGCTTGGCCGCTTCGGCAACAATCCGCTTGTAGGATTCGCCGTTGATCATGATCTGCCATTTGCCGGTGCGGACCGGTTTGGCGCCCGCTTTCAGGGTCCCCATTTTCTGGCCTCTTTTTCCGTCAAGGGTTTTACCCTCTTCAGACTGTTTCCAGATGGGCAGGCCCCATTCTTCAAACAGATTGACGCTGTCGTCCACGTGACAGCCAAGGTCAAAAACCAGGTCTTCCCGGACGATA
It contains:
- the aprA gene encoding adenylyl-sulfate reductase subunit alpha; translated protein: MALPNKPLGETKAVKDPEVEEREVDILIVGGGMAASGAAFEIKKWAPADAKILLVDKAAMERSGAVAQGLSAINTYIGENTPDDYVRMVRNDLMGIVREDLVFDLGCHVDDSVNLFEEWGLPIWKQSEEGKTLDGKRGQKMGTLKAGAKPVRTGKWQIMINGESYKRIVAEAAKLALGDENILERVFIVELLLDSKVENQIAGAVGFSVRENKIYIIKAKTMMIACGGAVNIYQPRSIAEGKGRAWYPVWNAGSTYYLGMKVGAELSMMENRFTPARFKDGYGPVGAWFLLFKAKALNGLGENYVASAAAKKELEKYAPYGTAAITPTCLRNHLMLFEMKEGRGPIMMDTVSALAELGKTMDKKELKHLESEAWEDFLDMTCGQANLWCATDTEPEKKNSEVMPTEPYLLGSHSGCCGFWVSGPDYDWVPDSYKWGDAGKVYNRMTTVKGLFTAGDGVGCSGHKFSSGSHAEGRMAAKAMVKYVRDHKDFTPSLSQGKQELVDMVYKPVRVFLENYQYTTAMDINPNYLKPAGMTARLMKATNEYGGGTATYYMTTSKNLEIILDMLQVMREDCEKLAAGDLHELMRCWEIMHRIWTVESHLRHIQFRKETRYPGFYYQSDYPGQDDKNWFCFVNSKYDPKAAKWDIFKKDYVKIIAD